From the genome of Pseudomonas helvetica:
GCTGCTCAGTACCTTCAGTGATGATCTGGGCAAAGTTTCACTGGTGCCGGGAACTGGCGGGGTGTTTTTCATTACCTGCGACGGGGTGCAGATCTGGGAACGCAAGGCCGATGGCGGCTTCCCGGAAGCCAAGGTGCTCAAGCAGCGGGTCCGGGATCAGATCGATCCCGACCGCGATCTCGGACACAACGATAGAACTCAGTGAGAGGCGGCTTCGGCCGTCACGCTTTTCTTGCTTGAGCTGCCAGACAGACTGCTGGACAGCACAATCGCGATGATGATCAGCGCACCGCCAATCAACATCCGCAGTGTCGGATTCTCACCGAACAGCAGCCATGCGACGGTGATGCCGTAAACCGGCTCCAGGGCAAACACCACCGCGGCGGTGCGAGCCTTGATCACCGCCAGGCTAGCCACGAACAGGCTGTGGGCGACGCCGGTGCAGAACACCCCGAGCAGACCGATCCACAGCCAGTCGATGGCGCGCACCTCACTCAAGCCCGGTGCTGCCACCGGCAACAGGCAGAGGGCGACCACTACGTTCTGACACAGCGCTGCCTGCACGGCGGGTATACGCCCGGAGCTGGCACGGTTGGTCAGCGACAGCAAGGCGAACAGCAGGCCCGAGCCCACCGCCCAGAGCAGACCGCTGGTGGCTTCGCTGGCGAGGTCGAAATCCGGCGTAACCAGCACCAGGCCGACGCTCACCAGCACCACCAGGAGGATTTCATTGGCGCGGATTCGCTCGCGGAAGATCAGGCCTTCAAGGATCACCGTGAACGCCGGAAAACTGGCAAAGCCCAGGGTTGCAATCGCCACGCCGGCAACTTTCACCGCAATGAAAAAACTCACCCAATGCCCGGCCAGCAACAGGCCGCTGAGGAGCAGGCGACGCCAGTCCACGGCTTCGAGTTTCTGCCAGCCAGTGCTGCTGGCGAAACGGGCAAAGAATGCCAGAGCGATCACCGCGAATGCCGCACGGCCAAAGACAATGATGGCAGGGGAGGCCGCGGCGAGTTTGCCGAACACACCCGTCAGGCCAAACATCAATGCGCCGATATGCAGGGCGCCAAGGGCGGTACGCGGAGTCATTTCAATCCTTAATCCATAGAGGCAATGACGACATTGAACCGCGTGACGGCCTGATCTGTCTGTCGTCAAACTCGCGTTTTTTATCGTCAGCCTAGCGCTTGCCCGCCGTACGACGCAGTGCGCCCGGCGAGGCGCCGAACTCGCGCATCACCGCTGCGGCGAAGGCGCTCTGGGAGCCATAACCGACACGGCAGGCGACTTCGCCGATGGGCAGCGCGGATTCACGGAGCAACTTCACCGCGATATGCAGGCGGCGACTGCGGATGTAATCCATCGGCGTCTGTCCGCATTCAGCGACAAAGCGTGCGTGCAGACGTGCGCTGGACAGCCCGGCGATACGCGCCAGATCGGCGACTTGCAGCGGATAGGCGGCGTATTGGTCGATGTGCGCGTTGAGCGCGGCGTAAGGCAAGCGGCGCCCGGCGATGCTGCTTGGCGCGGCGTTGTTGAGGCTGGCGAGCAACAATACGGCGCCTTGCTGGGCGATCAGCGGGTCTGCGACCGGGCTGCTCGCCAGCCAGCTCACCAGCTGGCTTTGCCCG
Proteins encoded in this window:
- a CDS encoding SelT/SelW/SelH family protein; the protein is MTTHKPEVVITYCTQCQWLLRAAWLAQELLSTFSDDLGKVSLVPGTGGVFFITCDGVQIWERKADGGFPEAKVLKQRVRDQIDPDRDLGHNDRTQ
- a CDS encoding DMT family transporter — translated: MTPRTALGALHIGALMFGLTGVFGKLAAASPAIIVFGRAAFAVIALAFFARFASSTGWQKLEAVDWRRLLLSGLLLAGHWVSFFIAVKVAGVAIATLGFASFPAFTVILEGLIFRERIRANEILLVVLVSVGLVLVTPDFDLASEATSGLLWAVGSGLLFALLSLTNRASSGRIPAVQAALCQNVVVALCLLPVAAPGLSEVRAIDWLWIGLLGVFCTGVAHSLFVASLAVIKARTAAVVFALEPVYGITVAWLLFGENPTLRMLIGGALIIIAIVLSSSLSGSSSKKSVTAEAASH
- a CDS encoding AraC family transcriptional regulator — encoded protein: MRPILTLRQYTHDLIVHSHDHAQLVFGLSGALDFEVGGHGSQVVQQSFVVVPAGAHHACGSPNGSRCLVLDVPSDQWVSQSLGEHAEASRRLLDNPGRLPLDAGQSQLVSWLASSPVADPLIAQQGAVLLLASLNNAAPSSIAGRRLPYAALNAHIDQYAAYPLQVADLARIAGLSSARLHARFVAECGQTPMDYIRSRRLHIAVKLLRESALPIGEVACRVGYGSQSAFAAAVMREFGASPGALRRTAGKR